The stretch of DNA AAAAACTGGCGAAAGAGCCAGCAGGTTAGGGGACTTCACATTGGCAAATAACCAATACAGGATTATTGAATCTATCGGCAATACGCCGCTTATACGTCTTGTGAATGTGACGGAGGATCTGGGGCGAACGGACGTGAGCGTGTATGTGAAGGCCGAGCAGCTTAATCCGAGCGGTTCGGTCAAGGACCGTGCCGCAAAGGCCATGATTTTGCAGGGAATCCAGTCGGGGCAATTGACCAAAGCGAAATCCATCATCGACGGAACGAGCGGCAATACCGGCATTGCTTACGCAATGATCGGCGCGGCTCTCGGGTACAAAGTGACCCTGTGCCTTCCGGGTAACGCGAATGTCGAACGCAAGCGAATTCTGCGGGCTTATCACGCGGAAATTATCGAGACGGACCCGCTGCAAAGCTCGGATGGCGCGCAGCTTGAAGCCAAGCGGATAGCGGAGCTTGAGGCCGACCGGTATTTTTATCCCGACCAATACAATAATGATGCGAACTGGAAAGCGCACTACGAGACGACCGCGCCGGAAATCTGGGAACAGACGGATCATAAGGTTACTCATTTTATCGCCGGCATGGGTACGTCGGGAACCTTTATCGGAACCTCCAGAAGATTGAAGGAATTTAATCCGGCGATCCAAACCGTCGCGATGCAGCCGGATTCGCCTCTGCATGGATTGGAAGGAATGAAGCACCTGGCGACGACGCTTAAGCCGGGAATTTACGACCAGACGGTAGCCGACGGGCTGATTGAGGTTGAAACCGAGGAAGCGTACGCCATGACGCGCAGGCTGGCGCGGGAAGAAGGATTGCTGGTCGGAATCAGCTCGGGGGCAAATGTGCATGCTGCACTGAAGCTGGCTGCGACCGTCCCTCCCGGTTCAGTCGTCGTTACCATTCTATGCGACAGCGGGCTCCGGTATTTGAGCGACGAGCTGTGGACAAGGGGAGATGCCACATGATCCATCTGAAGCAGGAGCATATCGATCAAATCAATAAACACGCCGAGGAGGATTACCCGCACGAATGCTGCGGTATTGTGTTCGGGAAATTGGGCGAGGATCAGACGAAGGTGGTAAGCGAGCTGCTTCCGATTTCCAATTCCCGGGAAGAGCAGGCCAGACATAACCGCTTCCTCATTACCTCGGAAGACATCATGAGAAGCGAACTGTACGCCCGAAAGCACAAGCTGGATGTTCTCGGCTTCTATCATTCGCATCCCGATCATCCAGCGCGTCCCTCCGCGTTCGACTTGGAGCATGCCTGGCCAACCTACTCCTATCTGATTGTTGCGGTTGCACAAAGGGAGGCAGGAGAATTGACTTCCTGGGAACTGAACAGTGACCGTTCTGCGTTCCATTTTGAAACTATTATTAGGGAGGATTAGCCATATGACAGTAAGTTTGCTTATCCCTACCGCCCTGCGCTCTTTTACGGACGGTTTGTCGGAAATCGGCGTGGAGGCGGCCACGGTTGAAGAGGCGTTGGCTGTTCTAACCGAACAATTTGTCGATCTTCGGCGACATTTGTTTAACGATCAGGGTCAGCTGCGCAGCTATGTGAACATCTATGTGAATGAAGAGGACATCCGGCAAAAGAACGGCCTACAGACAGCCTTGTCGGATGGAGACGACGTAATGCTTGTGCCTTCCATTGCCGGCGGATCGCCGACTGAAACGGAAGGAGTCGGGAGCCCGGACCTTGACGGGCTTCCCGAACTGACCAAAGACGAAATTACCCGGTACAGCCGTCACCTTATTCTGCCGGAGGTCGGCGTTGAAGGACAGCGTATCCTCAAAAAAAGCCGGGTTCTGCTGATCGGAACCGGAGGACTTGGCGCGCCGATCGCCATGTATTTGGCGGCCGCGGGCGTCGGGACGCTCGGCATTGTCGATTTTGACTTCGTGGATGAGACGAATTTGCAGCGGCAGATCATTCACGGTACGCGCGATATCGGCAGACCGAAGATTGCATCCGCGAAGGATCGGATCAAGAGCATTAATCCGAAAGTAAACGTAATTGCCATCGAACAGAGACTGACCAGTCAGAACGCCCTCGACATTATCAAGGATTACGATGTGGTCGTGGATGGAACGGATAATTTCCCGACGCGATATTTGGTCAATGACGCCTGCGTTTTATTGGGCAAGCCGAACGTGTACGGCTCCGTATTCCGGTTTGAGGGGCAGGTCAGCGTGTTCTATGCACAGGAAGGAGCCTGTTATCGCTGCCTGTATCCGGAGCCGCCTCCAGCCGGACTTGTCCCCACTTGCTCAGAAGGTGGGATTCTCGGCGTTCTTCCCGGTATCATCGGCTGCATTCAGGCGAATGAAACGATCAAGCTGCTCCTTGGCAAGGGTGAACCACTAATCAATCGACTGCTGTTGTTCGATGCGCTGAAGATGAAGTTCCGGGAGCTTAAACTCAGCAAAGACACGAACTGCCCCATTTGCGGAACACATCCTACCATTACATCCCCTATTGACTATGAAGAATTTTGCGGTTTGAAGAAGCCTGCCGAAGAAGAGCCTATCGAGGAGATTACGGCTGCCGAGCTGAAAAGACGCTTTGACAACGAGGAGCAGGTGCAAATTCTTGACATCCGGGAGCCTCATGAGCTTGCGATTGGGAAGCTGCCAGGAACGAAAGCTATTCCATTCGGCCAGATCGTTCGCCGGAAAGCGGAGCTTGATCCCGAGCGGGATACGGTTGTCATATGCAAAATTGGGCAGCGCAGCGTGATGGCGATTCGAACTTTACGGGATTCCGGCTATACCGGCAGACTGCTGAATTTGAAAGACGGCATGAATGCATGGGCGCAGGAAATAGATCCCCGGATTGCGCAGTACTGATGCATGTATTACTTATAAAACTCATTATAGTAGGCCCATTGCCGAACCATTACGCTTGATACACGTGAGCATGGAAGGCTCACCGGACCGGATGGTTTGGCGCGACTTTGCTGCATCGCTCTCTTGAAGGTAAGTACATATAGTTCCGGCGATGGGCCATATTATATATTTTTCATCATTATATTACTTAAGGGGGATTTACTATGGCCGAACAAGACAATAGCAATCTGGCCGTACCGGCGCTCGGTTCGTCGGCAGCTTATCAACTGGCAAATGTTACTAAATCTGCACCGCAATTCGATTCCCTTACACCACGCTGGATCACAAGGCTGTTCGATTGGAAAGGACTTGAAACCGGAATCTACCGGCTTAACAAGGTGCAGGAAGGCGATACGCCGCTTGATATTTTGTGCAGCACCGGCGATACATCGAACATTACCGAAGGCTTTGTCGATTATAGTACGAGCCCGCGCGAATACGTGCTGAACTCCATTTCGACGATTATCAACGTCAATACCCGCGTATCGGACATATACAGCAGCCCCTTCAACCAGATTCAGGAACAATTGCGGCTTGCCATTGAGAGCATTAAGGAAAGGCAGGAAAGCCAACTCATCAACAGCGATGATTACGGTCTTTTGAAAAATGCGGCGGCTTCCCAACGCATTCAAACGCGCAATGGTGCGCCGACGCCGGATGATCTGGACGAATTGATCTCCAAGGTGTGGAAAGAGCCTTCCTATTTCCTGGCCCACCCGCGCGCCATCGCGGCCATCGGCCGGGAGTGCACAAGACGCGGCGTTCCGCCGCAAACGGTGCAGCTCTTTGGCGCGCATTTTCTGACCTGGAGAGGCATCCCTATTATTCCTACGGACAAGCTGTTCGTCGACGGTCATAAGAACCCGAAAGGCCAGGCGGGCAAAACAAATATTCTGCTTGTTCGCACCGGAGAAAATAAGCAAGGCGTTCTCGGTTTGTACCAAACCGGTCTTCCGGGCGAGCAGTCCCGCGGGCTTTCGGTCCGTTTTACGGGTATCGACAAGCAGGGCATCGGCTCGTATCTCCTCTCCTTGTACTGCTCGGTTGCTATTCTTGCCGATGACGCGATAGGCGTGCTGGAAGACGTAGATGTAGGTAACTACTATGACTACGAATAGCAACCATCCATCCCTTCCGGACCCATCTGTCCTGGCGGCGCTGGCGAGTGCATACTTTCCGGAATTTTCATCTGGGGAGGCGGCTGAAGCCGCTTCTGCAGCCCCGGAGCTTGCACCGTCCGTACAGGAATTGGCACCATCTGTTCAGAATACGATTCCTTCGCCGCCAGCCTTTGCACCGTCCGTACAGGAGATTTCTCCAGCGGGGCAATCGTACAATGGATTATGGACCGAGGCGGACTTTCTGCGGGCGATTCCCGGCGCATTTGAATTGAACAATGAAGGGACAAGCTCTTTGCCGGGCAGCTATGCTCCGTCGGTCGAGTTCTCGTCTGGCAACCATGCTCCTTCCGCCGTTTCGGCACCTTCGCTATCCTTTGGGTCGTTTGATGTAAACGCGGTTAGGAACGATTTTCCGATTTTGGCTGAGAAGGTGAACGGCAAAAATCTGGTGTGGCTGGACAATGCCGCGACGACCCACAAGCCCCGGCAGGTCATCGAGCGGATCAAGTACTATTATGAGCATGAGAATTCCAATGTGCACCGGGCCGCTCACGAACTGGCGGCGCGCTCGACGGACGCTTATGAAGGCGCCCGCGAGAAGGCGGCCCGGTTTCTGAACGCCCCTTCGGCGAAGGAGATCGTGTTCGTCCGGGGAGCAACCGAGGGAATCAATCTGGTCGCAAGCAGCTACGCCAAGCATCATTTGCAGAAAGACGATGAAATTCTCATCACATGGCTGGAGCATCACGCCAACATCGTACCGTGGCAGTTGGTCTGCGAGGAGACCGGGGCGAAGCTCCGCGTCGTGCCTGTCGATGAGAGCGGACAAATCCTGCTGGACGAATATGTGAAACTGCTGAGTTCCCGGACGAAGTTCGTCTCCCTGACCCATGTATCCAACGCGCTTGGTACGGTTACTCCGGTGGCGGAGATGGTCAGTCTGGCCCACCGTTACGGTGCCAAAGTGCTGGTTGACGGCGCACAAGCCGTCTCCCACTTGAAAGTGGACGTTCAGGCGCTGGATGCCGATTTTTACGTGTTCTCGGGTCATAAAGTGTTTGGTCCCACGGGGATCGGTGTTCTTTATGGCAAACCCGAAGCGCTCGAATCCATGCGTCCCTACCAGGGCGGAGGCAATATGATCGTGGATGTAACGTTCGAGAAAACCATTGTTCACCCGGCCCCGGCCCGCTTTGAAGCGGGAACCGGAAATATTGCGGATGCGGTCGGGCTTGGCGCGGCGCTGGACTACGTTTCCTCGATCGGCCTGGATGTTATCAACCGCTATGAGCATTTTCTGCTGGAGTACGGTATAGAATCGCTTTCCCGCGTCCCTGGCCTTCGGCTCATCGGCACGGCGAAGGAAAAAGCGGGTGTGCTGTCCTTCGTTCTCTCAGGGTATACGACGGAGGAGGTCGGCAAGGCCCTTAGCAATGAAGGGATCGCCGTTCGTTCCGGTCATCACTGCGCCCAGCCGATTCTCCGCAGATTCGGGCTAGAGAGCGCGGTAAGGCCATCGCTGGCACTCTATAACACCTGCGGGGAAATTGACGCCCTGGTGTCTGTGCTGTTGAAACTGAAACATAGCTGAAGCGTATCAGGAACGGCGCACAGGCCGCAGTCCATTCCGTATCATTTCTTGGCGCGGACTATGCCATTGAAGCAGGGGTAAAGGAGGGTGAGTCTTGAGCAGTATTAATGACAACCGAATGAACCGTCTCGTTGCGGAGATTGCGGCCAGCTACCGGGAACGGCCGATTAATCCTTTGCTGGATTATTCGCTGCTTCCGAGCCGCAAGCGGGTTATTGAGAGCATACATTTGGTTTGGGAATTGCTGTTTCCCGGTTATTTCGGCAAGCAGGACTTGAATGACGAGACGATGGAGTATCATATTGGGTCTGTTCTCATACAGATTCAGGAGAAACTGTCGGATCAGATTGGCCGCTCTCTGCTGTACCGAAGGGGCC from Paenibacillus sophorae encodes:
- a CDS encoding PLP-dependent cysteine synthase family protein, which produces MANNQYRIIESIGNTPLIRLVNVTEDLGRTDVSVYVKAEQLNPSGSVKDRAAKAMILQGIQSGQLTKAKSIIDGTSGNTGIAYAMIGAALGYKVTLCLPGNANVERKRILRAYHAEIIETDPLQSSDGAQLEAKRIAELEADRYFYPDQYNNDANWKAHYETTAPEIWEQTDHKVTHFIAGMGTSGTFIGTSRRLKEFNPAIQTVAMQPDSPLHGLEGMKHLATTLKPGIYDQTVADGLIEVETEEAYAMTRRLAREEGLLVGISSGANVHAALKLAATVPPGSVVVTILCDSGLRYLSDELWTRGDAT
- a CDS encoding Mov34/MPN/PAD-1 family protein encodes the protein MIHLKQEHIDQINKHAEEDYPHECCGIVFGKLGEDQTKVVSELLPISNSREEQARHNRFLITSEDIMRSELYARKHKLDVLGFYHSHPDHPARPSAFDLEHAWPTYSYLIVAVAQREAGELTSWELNSDRSAFHFETIIRED
- the moeB gene encoding molybdopterin-synthase adenylyltransferase MoeB: MTVSLLIPTALRSFTDGLSEIGVEAATVEEALAVLTEQFVDLRRHLFNDQGQLRSYVNIYVNEEDIRQKNGLQTALSDGDDVMLVPSIAGGSPTETEGVGSPDLDGLPELTKDEITRYSRHLILPEVGVEGQRILKKSRVLLIGTGGLGAPIAMYLAAAGVGTLGIVDFDFVDETNLQRQIIHGTRDIGRPKIASAKDRIKSINPKVNVIAIEQRLTSQNALDIIKDYDVVVDGTDNFPTRYLVNDACVLLGKPNVYGSVFRFEGQVSVFYAQEGACYRCLYPEPPPAGLVPTCSEGGILGVLPGIIGCIQANETIKLLLGKGEPLINRLLLFDALKMKFRELKLSKDTNCPICGTHPTITSPIDYEEFCGLKKPAEEEPIEEITAAELKRRFDNEEQVQILDIREPHELAIGKLPGTKAIPFGQIVRRKAELDPERDTVVICKIGQRSVMAIRTLRDSGYTGRLLNLKDGMNAWAQEIDPRIAQY
- a CDS encoding family 2A encapsulin nanocompartment shell protein; protein product: MAEQDNSNLAVPALGSSAAYQLANVTKSAPQFDSLTPRWITRLFDWKGLETGIYRLNKVQEGDTPLDILCSTGDTSNITEGFVDYSTSPREYVLNSISTIINVNTRVSDIYSSPFNQIQEQLRLAIESIKERQESQLINSDDYGLLKNAAASQRIQTRNGAPTPDDLDELISKVWKEPSYFLAHPRAIAAIGRECTRRGVPPQTVQLFGAHFLTWRGIPIIPTDKLFVDGHKNPKGQAGKTNILLVRTGENKQGVLGLYQTGLPGEQSRGLSVRFTGIDKQGIGSYLLSLYCSVAILADDAIGVLEDVDVGNYYDYE
- a CDS encoding family 2A encapsulin nanocompartment cargo protein cysteine desulfurase, which codes for MTTNSNHPSLPDPSVLAALASAYFPEFSSGEAAEAASAAPELAPSVQELAPSVQNTIPSPPAFAPSVQEISPAGQSYNGLWTEADFLRAIPGAFELNNEGTSSLPGSYAPSVEFSSGNHAPSAVSAPSLSFGSFDVNAVRNDFPILAEKVNGKNLVWLDNAATTHKPRQVIERIKYYYEHENSNVHRAAHELAARSTDAYEGAREKAARFLNAPSAKEIVFVRGATEGINLVASSYAKHHLQKDDEILITWLEHHANIVPWQLVCEETGAKLRVVPVDESGQILLDEYVKLLSSRTKFVSLTHVSNALGTVTPVAEMVSLAHRYGAKVLVDGAQAVSHLKVDVQALDADFYVFSGHKVFGPTGIGVLYGKPEALESMRPYQGGGNMIVDVTFEKTIVHPAPARFEAGTGNIADAVGLGAALDYVSSIGLDVINRYEHFLLEYGIESLSRVPGLRLIGTAKEKAGVLSFVLSGYTTEEVGKALSNEGIAVRSGHHCAQPILRRFGLESAVRPSLALYNTCGEIDALVSVLLKLKHS